The following are encoded in a window of Paenibacillaceae bacterium GAS479 genomic DNA:
- a CDS encoding O-acetylhomoserine (thiol)-lyase translates to MTEARKPAPETLAVHGGQEIDPTTLSRAVPIYQTTSYGFESTEHAADLFGLKQFGNIYTRIMNPTSDVFEKRVAALEGGAAALAVASGSSAISFAILNIASAGDEIVSSSSLYGGTYNLFAHTLPKLGIKVKFVDSSNPENFRAAITDKTKAVFGETIGNPRGDVLDIEAVAAIAHENGIPFIVDNTFPSPFLLRPIDFGADIVVHSATKFIGGHGTSIGGIIVDSGKFDWKASGKFPGLTEPDPSYHGLIYTDAVGPIAYIIKARVQLLRDLGAAISPFNSFLLLQGLETLHLRMERHSSNALAVAQRLEANDAVASVSYPGLESHPSHELAKKYLSRGQGAILTFEIKGGVEAGKKVINAVELFSHLANVGDSKSLIIHPASTTHQQLSPEEQLSSGVTPGLIRLSIGTEHIDDIIHDLEQAIAASQEGAAG, encoded by the coding sequence ATGACAGAAGCTCGCAAACCAGCGCCGGAGACGTTAGCCGTTCACGGGGGTCAGGAGATCGATCCGACTACCCTTTCCCGAGCAGTACCGATTTATCAGACTACATCATACGGTTTCGAAAGTACAGAGCATGCCGCGGACCTATTCGGACTGAAGCAGTTTGGCAATATCTATACCCGTATCATGAATCCAACAAGCGATGTGTTTGAAAAGCGGGTGGCTGCTCTTGAAGGCGGCGCAGCGGCGCTAGCGGTCGCTTCCGGGTCCTCCGCCATTTCTTTTGCAATCCTTAATATCGCTTCTGCTGGAGACGAAATTGTTAGTTCCTCAAGCCTGTATGGCGGCACTTACAATCTGTTTGCCCATACGCTGCCGAAGCTCGGTATCAAGGTTAAATTCGTAGACTCTTCCAATCCCGAGAATTTTCGGGCAGCAATAACCGACAAAACAAAGGCCGTCTTCGGTGAGACGATTGGCAACCCCCGTGGAGATGTGCTGGATATTGAAGCGGTGGCGGCTATTGCGCATGAAAACGGCATTCCGTTTATCGTAGATAACACTTTCCCGAGCCCATTCCTGCTTCGTCCGATCGACTTTGGGGCCGATATTGTCGTTCATTCCGCAACGAAATTCATCGGTGGCCATGGTACTTCCATCGGCGGAATTATCGTCGACAGCGGCAAGTTCGACTGGAAGGCAAGCGGCAAGTTCCCTGGTCTGACGGAGCCGGATCCAAGTTATCACGGCCTCATTTACACGGATGCTGTGGGCCCGATTGCTTATATTATCAAGGCGCGCGTGCAACTGCTGCGCGATTTGGGAGCGGCCATTTCACCGTTCAACTCATTCCTGTTGCTGCAGGGACTTGAGACGCTTCATTTGCGCATGGAGCGCCACAGCTCCAATGCGCTTGCTGTCGCGCAGCGACTTGAAGCCAATGATGCAGTTGCTTCGGTCAGCTACCCTGGTCTAGAGAGCCATCCTTCTCATGAGCTGGCTAAGAAATACCTTTCCCGAGGCCAAGGGGCGATTTTGACCTTTGAGATCAAGGGCGGCGTAGAGGCTGGCAAAAAGGTTATCAACGCAGTGGAGCTGTTCTCGCATCTGGCCAATGTCGGCGACTCGAAGTCGCTCATCATTCATCCGGCCAGTACAACGCATCAGCAGTTGTCTCCTGAGGAGCAGTTGAGCTCCGGCGTCACGCCAGGGCTGATTCGTTTGTCGATCGGCACAGAGCATATCGACGATATTATCCATGATCTCGAACAGGCAATTGCTGCCAGCCAAGAGGGCGCTGCCGGGTAA
- a CDS encoding competence protein ComEA, translated as MRGNGGELRNGKRISMWKVGMLLLVVAGCLLIGFGLQQSQESEPEGWVRLDQPLGAVGAADGTIAGLGGVGDGKSAGGEAGSGEAVGVGKDDLSGQAGASKANPSEGGLGAVADDANPGGGGLGAVADEANPGGGGLGTVADDANPSDGGLGAVADDANLSSGEEVGVGAGQANPNGGAEANSGSESGGIGLGRKGGEAGKNKGFDGAEGTSASDGGADGASGLEGNEPVAGRTGTGSGGQAESSYTADGKLDINRATAEELDALPGVGPAKAKAIVEDRERNGPFSSVESVERVKGIGPKMIERWKNLVVVSHGM; from the coding sequence ATGAGAGGAAATGGTGGAGAGCTGCGCAATGGAAAACGTATATCGATGTGGAAAGTCGGAATGCTGCTGCTCGTAGTCGCAGGCTGTCTGTTAATTGGGTTTGGTTTGCAGCAATCGCAGGAATCAGAGCCCGAGGGCTGGGTGCGTCTTGATCAGCCGCTTGGTGCGGTGGGAGCTGCTGATGGAACGATAGCTGGCTTGGGCGGAGTGGGAGATGGGAAGTCGGCTGGGGGCGAAGCTGGGTCGGGCGAAGCGGTAGGAGTAGGTAAAGATGATTTGAGCGGTCAAGCAGGAGCAAGTAAAGCCAATCCCAGCGAAGGAGGATTAGGGGCGGTAGCGGATGATGCCAATCCCGGTGGTGGAGGATTAGGGGCGGTAGCGGATGAAGCCAATCCCGGTGGTGGAGGATTAGGGACGGTAGCGGATGATGCCAATCCCAGCGATGGAGGATTAGGGGCGGTAGCGGATGATGCCAATCTCAGTAGTGGAGAAGAAGTGGGAGTGGGGGCAGGCCAAGCTAATCCGAACGGGGGAGCAGAAGCGAATAGTGGTAGTGAATCCGGTGGCATAGGCTTGGGAAGAAAAGGCGGCGAAGCGGGAAAAAACAAAGGATTTGACGGTGCGGAGGGAACGAGTGCGAGTGACGGTGGGGCAGATGGAGCATCAGGTTTGGAAGGTAATGAGCCGGTGGCAGGCAGGACGGGTACGGGCAGTGGAGGGCAAGCAGAAAGCAGTTATACAGCGGACGGCAAGCTGGATATTAATCGGGCTACGGCGGAGGAGCTGGATGCTCTACCTGGCGTCGGCCCGGCTAAAGCGAAAGCTATTGTGGAGGATCGGGAACGGAACGGTCCATTTTCCAGCGTGGAATCTGTAGAGCGAGTTAAGGGCATCGGCCCAAAAATGATTGAGAGATGGAAAAATCTTGTTGTGGTCTCTCATGGGATGTGA
- a CDS encoding competence protein ComER yields the protein MKVGFIGTGSMGGLLVSAFVRSGAIEASDIIVTNRTFQKAERLAAGHPGMVAVTSNREAIQQSDCLFLCIKPGEFKSVLKELQPYAREEQIIVSITSPILISHLEDQLPCRIAKVIPSITNDVLSGVSLCMFGSRMTVADCCVLEGLLSHISEPLLIDEQYTRVVSDLSSCGPAFIAFLAQRLIDAAVEITGIDPDEAVSITSAMLLGTGKLLTEGGMTPNTLIKRVSVPGGITQQGLQVLRKETDGMFQKLIRTTHEKYREDVEKVQADLYGEEVNGP from the coding sequence ATGAAGGTGGGTTTTATCGGTACCGGCAGTATGGGCGGTCTGCTTGTTAGCGCCTTTGTTCGCTCAGGAGCCATCGAGGCATCGGATATTATAGTGACAAACAGGACCTTTCAAAAAGCCGAGCGGCTCGCCGCCGGCCATCCCGGCATGGTTGCCGTCACAAGCAACCGCGAGGCGATTCAACAGAGCGACTGCCTCTTTTTGTGCATCAAACCTGGTGAGTTCAAGTCTGTGCTCAAAGAATTGCAGCCCTATGCCCGTGAAGAACAAATCATCGTATCCATCACCAGCCCGATTCTAATCAGTCATCTGGAGGATCAGCTACCCTGCCGAATTGCCAAAGTAATCCCCAGCATTACTAACGACGTGCTGAGCGGCGTCTCGCTTTGCATGTTCGGCAGCCGCATGACTGTAGCAGATTGTTGTGTGCTGGAGGGACTGCTGTCGCATATTAGTGAGCCTCTGCTCATCGACGAACAGTACACCCGCGTCGTCTCCGACCTGTCCAGTTGCGGCCCTGCCTTCATCGCCTTCCTTGCTCAAAGGCTGATTGACGCTGCTGTGGAGATCACTGGTATCGACCCCGACGAGGCTGTTTCCATCACTAGTGCTATGCTGCTCGGCACCGGTAAGCTGCTGACCGAAGGCGGTATGACGCCGAATACGCTCATTAAGCGCGTATCCGTCCCTGGTGGCATTACTCAGCAGGGGCTGCAGGTGCTGCGCAAAGAGACGGACGGTATGTTTCAGAAGCTGATCCGCACCACCCACGAGAAATACCGCGAGGATGTGGAGAAGGTGCAAGCCGACTTATACGGCGAAGAGGTGAACGGTCCCTAA
- a CDS encoding dCMP deaminase, with amino-acid sequence MPNATPALQDAVRKDWDTYFMDIAYMVSTRSRCSRRHVGALLVQGKKLLGTAYNGAPMGVADCSEAGCMIVEEWEQRSGEAGPEMIKKQRCIRTIHAEQNLLLFTDRIDREGSTVYVTDQPCWTCANMLANSGISEIVFHRGYPKDADKVGRLMEQKGIVFRKLEEGYEPPPQAGLAVTD; translated from the coding sequence ATGCCTAACGCGACCCCTGCACTGCAGGACGCAGTCCGCAAGGATTGGGACACTTATTTTATGGACATCGCCTATATGGTATCGACTCGTTCTCGCTGTTCGCGTCGGCATGTAGGTGCGCTGCTCGTCCAGGGCAAAAAGCTGCTCGGCACCGCATACAACGGCGCGCCGATGGGCGTGGCCGACTGTTCGGAGGCAGGCTGTATGATCGTGGAAGAATGGGAGCAACGTAGTGGCGAGGCTGGACCCGAAATGATCAAGAAACAGCGTTGTATTCGCACGATTCATGCGGAACAGAATCTGCTGCTTTTTACGGATCGGATCGATCGCGAAGGCTCCACAGTGTATGTGACCGACCAACCTTGCTGGACATGCGCCAATATGCTGGCTAACAGCGGTATTTCCGAAATTGTGTTCCATCGCGGTTATCCGAAGGATGCCGACAAGGTAGGACGCCTCATGGAGCAGAAAGGCATCGTGTTCCGCAAGCTGGAGGAGGGCTACGAGCCGCCGCCGCAGGCGGGCTTAGCCGTGACGGACTGA